Proteins encoded in a region of the Coffea eugenioides isolate CCC68of chromosome 4, Ceug_1.0, whole genome shotgun sequence genome:
- the LOC113768874 gene encoding putative receptor protein kinase ZmPK1 — MGLFFNAILISVLALSLPFLSSSKRTNSLSTGSSLSSQDVLISKPHGNFTAGFFRVGENAYCFSIWFTELYDHRNYIIVWMANRDRPVNGKHSRLFLLKSGNLVLADAGQFTVWTSSTQSNSFLQLQLHDNGNLVLSNIDGGNLWQSFDCPTNTLLPGQSLTQNSVLISSRSLTNYSSGFYKLYFDDDYVLSLLYDGPQRASISWPDPWKRSWDNGRSTYNNSKVAALDSWGRFQSSDQFDFITVDYGPGIQRRLTIDFDGNLRVYSLDMASRNWKVTWQSSLQPCKVHGICGENSLCTYAHETGRKCTCVPGYKIKSQKDWAYGCEPDFQLPCNDSNASGFLLLQNVEFYDYDIGFFSNSTLDNCQNLCLNYCSCKGFQFKFDKDNGYYNCFPKANLFNGYRSIGFDSPFYLRLPPSILTSFDQNPLQQTNLKCTADVVSLNRAYQKKGQYGWVKSFLWCTLAVGAFEIICFFTYLFKTRRGSSARIQGYTQVATGFRKFTFAELKKASRNFSVEIGRGGGGIVYKGVLTDNRVAAIKCLNEANQGEAEFLAELSTIGKLNHMNLIEIWGYCVEGKHRLLVYEYMVHGSLAKNLHSGRLDWKKRYDIALGIAKGLSYLHEECLEWVLHCDVKPQNILLDSNYQPKVADFGLSKLLNRGGTNKSTFSRIRGTRGYMAPEWVFNLPKTSKVDVYSYGIVVLELLTGRSPVEGRSMEESTSAMEPRRLVTWVKEKMHEANGRASQTAIAKIVDPAVSAEFDVARVEILVQVALQCVEEDKDARPTMSQVVDTLLHQESDEC; from the exons ATGGGTCTATTCTTTAATGCTATCTTAATTTCTGTTTTAGCTCTGTCATTACCATTTTTATCATCCTCGAAAAGAACTAATAGTTTGAGTACAGGATCATCACTTTCTTCTCAAGATGTTCTGATTTCAAAGCCGCATGGAAATTTCACCGCGGGATTTTTCAGAGTTGGCGAGAATGCGTATTGCTTTAGCATATGGTTTACTGAGCTATATGATCATAGAAATTACATCATTGTCTGGATGGCCAATAGGGACCGACCGGTTAATGGAAAACATTCCAGGCTTTTCCTGCTCAAATCTGGCAATCTTGTGCTGGCAGATGCAGGACAGTTTACTGTTTGGACGAGTAGCACGCAATCGAACTCTTTTCTTCAGTTGCAACTCCATGACAATGGCAACCTTGTGCTGAGCAATATAGATGGCGGAAATCTTTGGCAAAGCTTTGACTGCCCAACAAACACGCTTCTTCCAGGGCAGTCGCTCACCCAAAACTCTGTTCTCATTTCTTCCAGAAGCCTGACAAATTATTCTTCTGGATTCTACAAGTTATACTTTGATGATG actacgTCCTTAGTCTATTGTACGATGGTCCTCAAAGAGCAAGTATTTCATGGCCTGACCCATGGAAACGGAGTTGGGACAACGGGAGGTCCACTTATAACAACAGTAAGGTTGCCGCTCTTGATTCATGGGGGAGATTCCAGTCATCAGATCAGTTTGACTTTATTACTGTTGATTATGGTCCAGGCATACAGAGAAGATTGACCATAGATTTCGATGGCAATCTCCGGGTCTACAGTCTTGATATGGCAAGTCGGAATTGGAAAGTTACGTGGCAATCCTCACTGCAACCATGCAAAGTTCATGGGATATGTGGAGAAAATAGTTTGTGCACTTACGCCCATGAGACCGGAAGAAAATGCACTTGTGTACCTGGATACAAGATCAAAAGCCAGAAAGATTGGGCTTATGGATGCGAACCAGATTTCCAACTGCCATGCAATGACAGTAATGCATCAggttttcttcttctccaaaaTGTTGAATTTTATGACTATGATATTGGTTTCTTTAGTAACTCCACACTTGATAATTGTCAAAATTTATGCCTCAACTATTGCAGTTGCAAAGGCTTTCAATTCAAATTTGATAAAGATAATGGCTACTATAATTGTTTTCCTAAGGCCAATTTGTTCAATGGGTATCGTTCAATTGGTTTTGATTCTCCATTTTATCTAAGATTGCCCCCATCCATTTTAACCTCATTTGATCAAAATCCTCTTCAACAAACCAACTTAAAGTGCACAGCCGATGTTGTTTCACTCAATCGAGCATATCAGAAAAAAGGTCAATATGGGTGGGTGAAGTCATTCTTATGGTGCACTTTGGCAGTTGGGGCTTTTGAGATCATATGTTTCTTCACTTACTTGTTCAAAACCCGACGAGGATCTAGTGCAAGAATACAGGGTTACACTCAGGTTGCAACAGGATTCAGGAAATTCACTTTTGCTGAGTTGAAAAAGGCATCAAGAAACTTCAGCGTAGAAATAGGACGAGGAGGGGGAGGCATTGTGTATAAAGGCGTGTTGACAGATAATCGAGTTGCTGCCATAAAGTGTCTCAATGAAGCCAACCAGGGAGAAGCTGAATTTCTTGCAGAGTTGAGTACTATTGGCAAGTTGAACCATATGAATTTGATTGAGATATGGGGATATTGTGTTGAAGGTAAGCACAGGCTATTGGTTTATGAGTACATGGTGCATGGTTCTCTAGCAAAAAATTTGCATTCTGGCAGACTTGATTGGAAAAAGAGGTATGATATTGCTCTTGGTATAGCCAAAGGACTTTCTTACTTGCATGAAGAGTGCTTAGAGTGGGTTTTGCACTGTGATGTAAAGCCTCAGAACATACTCCTAGATTCGAATTACCAGCCGAAGGTGGCGGATTTTGGCCTGTCCAAACTATTGAATAGAGGTGGGACAAATAAATCAACGTTTTCCAGGATAAGGGGAACTAGAGGCTACATGGCCCCTGAATGGGTTTTCAATCTTCCCAAAACCTCCAAAGTTGATGTTTATAGCTATGGAATTGTTGTGCTGGAATTATTAACCGGAAGAAGCCCAGTTGAAGGCCGTTCTATGGAGGAAAGCACCAGTGCAATGGAGCCAAGGAGACTAGTTACGTGGGTGAAGGAGAAAATGCACGAAGCTAATGGAAGAGCATCACAAACAGCAATTGCAAAAATTGTAGACCCTGCCGTAAGTGCTGAATTTGATGTGGCAAGGGTGGAAATTCTTGTTCAAGTTGCTCTCCAATGCGTAGAGGAAGACAAAGATGCAAGACCAACAATGAGCCAAGTGGTGGACACGTTGCTCCATCAAGAAAGTGATGAATGTTAG